One genomic segment of Paraburkholderia caffeinilytica includes these proteins:
- a CDS encoding urease subunit beta has protein sequence MIPGELLIDDGEHELNAGRATVTVVVSNTGDRPVQIGSHYHFYEVNEALSFDREAARGFRLNIAAGTAVRFEPGQERTVELVELAGDRVVYGFNGKVMGKL, from the coding sequence ATGATTCCCGGCGAACTCCTCATCGACGACGGCGAACACGAACTCAACGCGGGCCGCGCCACCGTCACGGTGGTCGTGTCGAATACCGGCGACCGTCCCGTGCAGATCGGCTCGCACTATCATTTCTACGAAGTGAACGAGGCGCTCTCCTTCGATCGTGAAGCGGCGCGCGGCTTCCGGCTCAACATCGCAGCGGGCACCGCCGTGCGCTTCGAGCCCGGCCAGGAACGCACCGTCGAACTGGTCGAACTGGCGGGCGATCGCGTCGTCTACGGCTTCAACGGCAAGGTGATGGGCAAGCTTTGA
- the ureA gene encoding urease subunit gamma, whose product MKLTPREKDKLLIFTAALLAERRRARGLKLNYPEAVAFISAALMEAARDGKTVAEVMHYGTTLLTRADVMEGVPEMIPDIQVEATFPDGTKLVTVHHPIP is encoded by the coding sequence ATGAAGCTGACACCTCGCGAGAAGGACAAGCTGCTGATCTTCACCGCCGCGCTGCTCGCCGAGCGGCGCCGCGCGCGCGGCCTCAAACTGAATTACCCGGAAGCGGTCGCCTTCATCAGCGCCGCGTTGATGGAAGCGGCCCGTGACGGCAAGACCGTCGCCGAGGTCATGCACTACGGCACCACGCTGCTGACGCGCGCCGACGTGATGGAAGGCGTGCCGGAAATGATCCCCGACATCCAGGTCGAAGCCACGTTCCCCGACGGCACCAAGCTCGTCACCGTTCATCACCCGATCCCCTAA
- a CDS encoding transporter substrate-binding domain-containing protein, whose amino-acid sequence MTRSTLRPARRAWLAALLLSPVLAINAPAAHADTLDNIAKAGVLKVAVPEDYPPFGSVGADMKPQGYDIDTAALLAKSMNVKLELVPVNSANRIPYLQTGKVDLVISSLGKTPERDKVIDFSTAYAPYYQGVFGPADIKVAGPADLTGKTVGATRGALEEIGLTQMAPNATIKRFEDNNATIAAFLSGQVQLIAAGNIVAAAILAKNPPRRPEPKFVIKNSPCFVGMNKNEERLQQKVNAAIAQAKQDGTLNTMSKKWFGAPLPADL is encoded by the coding sequence ATGACCCGATCGACTCTTCGCCCCGCGCGCCGCGCCTGGCTCGCCGCACTGCTGCTCTCGCCCGTCCTCGCCATCAACGCACCCGCCGCCCACGCGGATACGCTCGACAACATCGCCAAAGCCGGTGTGCTCAAAGTCGCGGTTCCGGAAGACTATCCGCCGTTCGGCTCGGTCGGCGCGGATATGAAGCCGCAAGGCTATGACATCGATACCGCCGCCCTGCTCGCGAAGTCGATGAACGTGAAGCTCGAACTCGTGCCGGTCAACAGCGCGAACCGCATTCCGTATCTGCAAACGGGCAAGGTCGATCTGGTGATCTCGTCGCTTGGCAAAACGCCTGAGCGCGACAAGGTCATCGATTTCTCGACGGCCTACGCGCCGTACTACCAGGGCGTGTTCGGTCCCGCCGACATCAAGGTCGCCGGCCCCGCCGATCTCACCGGCAAGACGGTCGGCGCCACGCGCGGCGCACTCGAAGAAATCGGCCTCACGCAAATGGCGCCGAACGCCACCATCAAGCGCTTCGAAGATAACAACGCGACCATCGCCGCGTTCCTCTCGGGTCAGGTGCAGTTGATCGCTGCCGGCAACATCGTCGCCGCCGCGATCCTGGCGAAGAATCCCCCGCGCCGTCCGGAACCGAAGTTCGTCATCAAGAACTCGCCGTGCTTCGTCGGCATGAACAAGAACGAAGAGCGCTTGCAGCAAAAGGTCAACGCGGCCATCGCCCAGGCCAAGCAGGACGGCACGCTCAACACGATGTCGAAGAAGTGGTTCGGCGCGCCGCTGCCGGCTGATCTGTAA